In Sandaracinaceae bacterium, the genomic window CGCGGGCGTCGATGACCACATCCTGAAGCCCTACGACTCGCAGGCGATGATCGACAAGACGAAGGAGATCTTGTCGAAGCCGCGCGCCGCGGCGAGCACGGCCGCGAGTGCCGTGGCGGCCGCGCCACGCGCTCCGTCGCCGCCGAGCCCGCCCTCGCCCCCGAGCCCTCCCTCTCCGCCGCGCCCCGCGTCGCGCACCCCTGGCATCGGTCGCCCTTCGAGCCAGGTCCCCGCCGCGAACCCGCGCTCGACCGTCGCGTTCGGCGCCGTGTCACCGCCGAAGCCGAGCGACCGCCCGGTGCTGCAGCTCGCGGACGAGGACGAGCCGAAGCCGCCGCAGCCCAAGGTCGCGGCGCCGTCGATCCCGAAGCGCCCGCAGACGCGCGCGGTCCCGCCGAGCGCGGCGAGCAAGCCGAGCGCGACGCCCACGCCCAGCCCTGCTGCGGCGAGCCCCGCGAGCCGGGCCGCCGCGGCGACGGCGAGCAACGGCGACCTCGCGTCCAAGCTCGGCGATCTCGGCCTCGACGAGGGTCAGATCCAGGGCGTGCTCAGCCTCTCGCGCGAGGTGATCGAGCGGGTGGTCTGGGAGGTCGTGCCCGACCTGGCCGAGGTCATCATTCGCGAAGAGATCCGCCGCCTCACCAGCGACTGAATCTCCACGGGAGAGTGAGGTCTCGAATCGCGGTGGATGACGCGTGGCGTTCGCGGTATGCCACGCGCCACCATGGCAGAGCGTTTCGAGACCATCGCGTTCGACGAGCTTCCCAAGCACTTCGACTCCGTCGCGGCGGAAGAGAAGTGGGGCCGACACTGGGACGAGCGGGGCGTCTACCGCTACGACCCGACGCGGCCGCGCGAGGAGACGTTCGTCGTCGACACCCCGCCCCCGACCGTCTCGGGCGCGCTGCACGTCGGGCACGTCTTCAGCTACACGCACACCGACGCCATCGTGCGGCAGCGCCGCATGCGCGGGCAGAACATCTTCTACCCGATGGGCTGGGACGACAACGGCCTGCCCACCGAGCGCCGCGTCCAGAACTACTTCCACGTGCGCTGCGAGCCGGGGGTCCCCTACGACCCGGCGCTGAAGCTCGAGCCGGCGTCGGCGAAGAAGCTCAAGAAGGAGCGGCCGCTCGTCGTCTCGCGCCGCAACTTCATCGAGCTCTGCAACCAGGTCACGGAGCAGGACGAGAAGGCCTTCATGGCCCTCTGGCAGCGCCTCGCGCTCAGCGTCGACTGGAGCCAGCAGTACGCCACCATCGACGAGCGCTGCCGCCACCTCGCGCAGCTCTCGTTCCTCGATCTCTACGAGAAGGGGCACCTCTACAGCCACGAGGCCCCGACGATGTGGGACGTGGACTTCCAGACCGCGGTCGCGCAGGCCGAGGTCGTCGACCGCCCCAAGCAGGGCGCCTTCCACGACATCCGCTTCGGCGTGCAGGGCTCGGATCGCTCGTTCGTGATCAGCACCACGCGGCCCGAGCTGCTCCCGGCGTGCGTGGGCGTCACCGCGCATCCGGACGACGCGCGCTACAAGGACCTGTTCGGCAAGTTCGCGATCACCCCGCTCTTCCACGCGCCGGTGCCCATCTTCCCGAGCGAGCTGGCCGACCCCGAGAAGGGGACCGGCATCCTGATGGTCTGCACCTTCGGCGACCAGACCGACGTGACCTGGTGGCGCGAGCAGAAGCTGCCGCTGCGTCAGGTGATCGGGCGCAACGGCCGGCTCGTGGAGCTGACCTTCGGCGAGGGCGACTACCCGAGCGAGAAGCCCGAGATGGCCAACCGGCACTACGGCGAGCTGATCGGCAAGACCGTGGTCACGGCGCGCAAGCTGGTCGTCGACATGCTGCGGGACCCCGAGGGGCGCGCGGCGGGCGACGACGCGCCGCTCCAGGGCGAGCCGCGCCCCACCGACCAGGCGGTCAAGCACTACGAGAAGGGCGACCGGCCGCTCGAGTTCGTCTCCACGCGCCAGTGGTTCGTGCGCCTGATGGACAAGAAGGACGCGCTGCTCGAGCGCGGCCGCCAGATCGAGTGGCACCCGAGCTTCATGCAGCAGCGCTACGAGATCTGGACCGAGAACCTCGGCCTGGACTGGTGCGTGAGCCGCCAGCGCTACTTCGGCGTGTCCTTCCCGGTCTGGTACCGGCTCGACGCGAGCGGGGAGCCCGAGTTCGACGCGCCCATCCTCGCCGACGCGGCCACCCTGCCCGTCGATCCGATGAGCGACACCCCGCCCGGCTTCGAGGAGTCGCAGCGCGGCCAGCCCGGCGGCTTCACGGGCGAGCCCGACGTCTTCGACACCTGGTTCACCAGCTCGCTCACGCCCGAGATCGGCTCGAAGTGGCGGCTCGACCCGGAGCGTCACCAGCGGCTCTTCCCCGCGGACATGCGGCCCCAGAGCCACGAGATCATCCGGACCTGGGCCTTCTACACCATCGCCAAGGCGCACCTGCACGAGCAGACCGTGCCCTGGCACAACGTGGTGATCAGCGGCTGGGTCGTGGACCCCCAGAAGAAGAAGCTGGGCAAGACGGCTGGAAACGCGAAGGTCGCGCCCTCGGAGCTGCTCGACAACTACACCGCCGACGCCCTGCGCTACTGGGCCTGCGGCGCGCGGCTCGGCACCGACACCGCGTTCGACGAGAGCGTGTTCAAGGTCGGCAAGCGGCTGGTGACCAAGCTCTACAACGCGGGCAAGTTCGTGCTGTCCCAGGAGGCGGAGCGGCACCCGATCTCGAACGAGCTGGACCGGGCGTTCATCGCGGAGTTGGCCGGGGTCGTGAGGCAGGCGAGCGAGGCCTACGACGAGTTCGAGTTCGCCAAGGCCCTGATGGCCACCGAGCAGTTCTTCTGGAGCAGCTTCACCGACACCTTCCTCGAGCTGAGCAAGGCGCGCGCGCGGGGCGACTTCGGCGGCGAGGCGGATCGGGGCTCCGCGGTCGCGGCGCTGCGGCTCGCGCTGAACGTGCTCCTGCGGCTCTTCGCGCCCGTGCTGCCTTACATCACCGAGGAGGTCTGGAGCTGGGTCTTCGCCAAGGAGACCGGCGAGGCGTCGATCCACGCCGCGCCCTGGCCCTCGGCCGCCGACTTCGAGGGCGTCGCCGCGCCGGCCGACGAGGGCAGCTTCGCGCTCGCGGTGGAGGCGCTGACCACCATCAACAAGAAGAAGAGCGACGCGGGGGTCAGCGTGGGCCGCGTGGCCGAGGCGCTCACCCTCGGCGCGAACGAGGCGACGCGCGCCCGGCTCGAGCCGGTCTGGGAGGACGTCGCGGGCGCGGCGCGCTGCCAGGACAAGGCGCTGGTGGCGAAGGACGGGCTCGAGGATGGCGTCTTCGAGGTGATCGACGCGACCTTCGCGGAGAAGAAGCCGAAGGCCTGATCTCAGAGCAGGTCGAGCTGGCCCATCAGCACGCGGTCGCCGTCGACGCGCGCGCCCTCGAGCTCGAGCAGGAATCGTTTGCGATCCGGGCCCCCTCCGAAGCCGCCGAGGGTGCGCCCGGCGCCGACGATCCGGTGGCAGGGGACCGCGATGGCGACCGGATTGGCGTTCATCGCCATGCCGATCGCGCGCATCGCGCGGGGGGAGCCGACGTCCCTGGCCAGGCCCGCGTAGGTGCGGACCTCCCCACGCGGGACGCGGCGCAGCGCCTTCCACGCGCGCCCCTGAAACGCGGTCCCCCCGATGCGGACGGGCCAGTCCGCCGGATCCTCGTCCTCGCCGTCGAAGTAGCGCGTGAGCCGCGCGCGCAGCGCCGGTGGCACGTCCCCGGGCGCGACCCCCTCGCCCTCCGGCCAGAACCGCGCCCGATCCGCCTCCGGAGCGTCGGGGCCGAAGTGCAGGACGGCCAACCCGGCGGGCACCCACGCCAGCCAGATCGGCCCGACGGGGGCCGGGGCGTCGAACACGGCGCAACCGACCTCCGCGAGAGGTGCTTTCGAGGCCAGGGGCCGGGTGTTACCTTCCTCGTGCATGCGACGCGTCGCGGTGGCTCTGTTGATGGGAGGACTGGTCCTCGGTTGTGGGCCCAGCCTTCGGCGTGTCCAGCAGAGCAACGTGTACTTCGAGCGCTGCTACGCGGCGGACTTCGACCCGCGCGTCCCGCTCGCCGAGAAGCATGCCTGCTGGTCGGCGTGGAGGGAACACTACGCGATGGGGCAGCCGCCGGAGCGCCTCTCGTACGCCCAGGCCCGGATCTACGGCATCGAGCACGCCGAGAGCGTGCCCGGGTTGCCGGGCCTGCCGGAGGCGGCGATCGGTCCGCGCCAGGTGACCCCCGTGACGGCCACGAGCACCACCGAGGCGCCGCCCGACCCGGAGCCCCCCGCGATCGCGGAGCGGGAGTCCCTGCACGATCGCCGCGCGCGACGTCGCCGCCGCGTCCACCCCCTGCCGCGGACATCGAACCCGATCTGCGCCGCGAGCGCGTGCGAGCCCAGCTACCGCGCCTGCCTCGACACCTGCGCCACCCAGAACGAGGCCTGCGAGACCGCGTGCGAGGTCGAGCTGCAGGCCTGCGCCCGCGGCTGCTTCTAGCCGCCGGTTTGCGAGGTTGGCACTCTCGGTGACATAGTCGCCGCGCCTCCGTCCCTGGATCGCCCTTCGGGCCGATCAGTCTCGAGGGGACTGGAGGAGTCGTCATGGTGATACTGCCCTGGATTCTGCTCGGTTGCGCCGCGGTCGCCCTGCTCCTCTACGGGCTCGGCGTGCTCGCCACCGTTCACCACACCGGCCGCAAGCCGCCTCTTCTCCCCGAGGCCGAGCTGCCGCCCGTCTCGCTGCTCAAGCCCATCAAGGGCGCCGAGGAGAGCCTCGAGGAGAACCTGCGCTCCTTCTACGAGCAGGACTACCCCTCGTTCGAGGTCGTCTTCGCGACCACCGACCCGGGCGACGCCGCCCTCCCCGTCGCGCGTCGCGTGGCCGCGGACTACCCGCACGTGCCGACGCGCTTCGTCTTCTCCGATCCCGAGTTCGGGCTGAACCCGAAGGTCGCCAACCTCGCGGGCGCGCTCCTCGGCGCGCAGCACGAGCTGGTGCTGCAGTCGGACGCGAACGTGCGCGTCGAGGGGGACTACCTCCGCCGCATCGTCAGCGAGCTGATCGCGGACGACGGGCGGCTGCTCAGCTCGATGGTGGTCGGCGTCGGCGAGGAGAAGGTCGGGGCCCTGCTCGACAACCTGCAGCTGAGCGCCTTCACCGCGCCCGGCTGCTGCCTCGCGCTGAAGCTCGCGGGCGTCGTCTGCGTGATCGGCAAGTCGATGCTCTTCTACCAGCGCGACCTGAAGGAGGTCGGCGGCCTGGAGCTCGTCCGGGACGTGCTGGCCGAGGACTACGTGCTCGGGCGCGCGTTTCAGAAGGCGGGCAAGAACGTCATCCTCAGCACGACGACCGCGCAGAACGTGAACGTCGTCTCGAGCGTCGAGCACTTCATGGGCCGGCACGCGCGCTGGCTGAAGATGCGCGCCGTCATCCACATCCCCGGGTTCGTGGCCGATCTGTTCGCCAACCCGACCGGCCTGTCGCTCC contains:
- the valS gene encoding valine--tRNA ligase is translated as MAERFETIAFDELPKHFDSVAAEEKWGRHWDERGVYRYDPTRPREETFVVDTPPPTVSGALHVGHVFSYTHTDAIVRQRRMRGQNIFYPMGWDDNGLPTERRVQNYFHVRCEPGVPYDPALKLEPASAKKLKKERPLVVSRRNFIELCNQVTEQDEKAFMALWQRLALSVDWSQQYATIDERCRHLAQLSFLDLYEKGHLYSHEAPTMWDVDFQTAVAQAEVVDRPKQGAFHDIRFGVQGSDRSFVISTTRPELLPACVGVTAHPDDARYKDLFGKFAITPLFHAPVPIFPSELADPEKGTGILMVCTFGDQTDVTWWREQKLPLRQVIGRNGRLVELTFGEGDYPSEKPEMANRHYGELIGKTVVTARKLVVDMLRDPEGRAAGDDAPLQGEPRPTDQAVKHYEKGDRPLEFVSTRQWFVRLMDKKDALLERGRQIEWHPSFMQQRYEIWTENLGLDWCVSRQRYFGVSFPVWYRLDASGEPEFDAPILADAATLPVDPMSDTPPGFEESQRGQPGGFTGEPDVFDTWFTSSLTPEIGSKWRLDPERHQRLFPADMRPQSHEIIRTWAFYTIAKAHLHEQTVPWHNVVISGWVVDPQKKKLGKTAGNAKVAPSELLDNYTADALRYWACGARLGTDTAFDESVFKVGKRLVTKLYNAGKFVLSQEAERHPISNELDRAFIAELAGVVRQASEAYDEFEFAKALMATEQFFWSSFTDTFLELSKARARGDFGGEADRGSAVAALRLALNVLLRLFAPVLPYITEEVWSWVFAKETGEASIHAAPWPSAADFEGVAAPADEGSFALAVEALTTINKKKSDAGVSVGRVAEALTLGANEATRARLEPVWEDVAGAARCQDKALVAKDGLEDGVFEVIDATFAEKKPKA
- a CDS encoding response regulator; amino-acid sequence: MRTILDPGSIEAVSKVRRTQSAREEVRVAVKILAADDSATMRKVLEMTFAGEAVEIETVDSGEAAVQRASQSAPDLVIADASMSTDGYEVARQLKGNPATANVAVIVLASQHTPFDAAKGKDAGVDDHILKPYDSQAMIDKTKEILSKPRAAASTAASAVAAAPRAPSPPSPPSPPSPPSPPRPASRTPGIGRPSSQVPAANPRSTVAFGAVSPPKPSDRPVLQLADEDEPKPPQPKVAAPSIPKRPQTRAVPPSAASKPSATPTPSPAAASPASRAAAATASNGDLASKLGDLGLDEGQIQGVLSLSREVIERVVWEVVPDLAEVIIREEIRRLTSD
- a CDS encoding glycosyltransferase; the encoded protein is MVILPWILLGCAAVALLLYGLGVLATVHHTGRKPPLLPEAELPPVSLLKPIKGAEESLEENLRSFYEQDYPSFEVVFATTDPGDAALPVARRVAADYPHVPTRFVFSDPEFGLNPKVANLAGALLGAQHELVLQSDANVRVEGDYLRRIVSELIADDGRLLSSMVVGVGEEKVGALLDNLQLSAFTAPGCCLALKLAGVVCVIGKSMLFYQRDLKEVGGLELVRDVLAEDYVLGRAFQKAGKNVILSTTTAQNVNVVSSVEHFMGRHARWLKMRAVIHIPGFVADLFANPTGLSLLAFVTSGFDLRIGAAFAGITLLKAWGDVFLVRRTRGVPLRFWHRFLTPLRDILMMAIWPYAAFSRSIEWRGTRLRLGWNTRLRPDDGPLAVRLMRRVPFFRSI
- a CDS encoding methylated-DNA--[protein]-cysteine S-methyltransferase codes for the protein MFDAPAPVGPIWLAWVPAGLAVLHFGPDAPEADRARFWPEGEGVAPGDVPPALRARLTRYFDGEDEDPADWPVRIGGTAFQGRAWKALRRVPRGEVRTYAGLARDVGSPRAMRAIGMAMNANPVAIAVPCHRIVGAGRTLGGFGGGPDRKRFLLELEGARVDGDRVLMGQLDLL